The nucleotide window AAAAGATGACTCAGATATGGATTAAGAATATATGCATTAATATCTTCAATGCATGCATGGTGAGTGGGTAATTGCAGAACCTTAATTATTCGTTGGAAGAGAGGATTCGTAACCTGAAAAAAGAAAGGAATGCGGTTATCCTAGTCCACAACTACCAGCCACAAGAAGTGCAGGAAATCGCAGATCATCTTGGGGACTCTTTAGAGCTGAGTCAGAAGGCTGCTCGTAGCGATGCCGAGTTGATTCTGTTTTGTGGAGTACATTTCATGGCTGAAACTGCATCAATACTGTGCCCAGCCAAAACAGTATTAACCCCAGATGTCAACGCGCGGTGCCCAATGGCAAACATGATCACAGCTGAAAGATTAAAAGCTCTCAAGGAAAAGCACCCAAACGCTACAGTAGTCTGTTATGTTAACACAACAGCAGAAGTTAAAGCAGAAAGCGATATCTGCTGCACCTCCTCTAATGCAGAGAGAATTGTACAATCTATAGAAGGATCTGAAGTCATCTTTGTACCTGACAAGTATCTTGCTAATTATGTATCAACCAAAACCAAAAAGAAGATCATCCCATGGAACGGGTTTTGTCCCACTCAC belongs to Candidatus Bathyarchaeota archaeon and includes:
- the nadA gene encoding quinolinate synthase NadA — translated: MQNLNYSLEERIRNLKKERNAVILVHNYQPQEVQEIADHLGDSLELSQKAARSDAELILFCGVHFMAETASILCPAKTVLTPDVNARCPMANMITAERLKALKEKHPNATVVCYVNTTAEVKAESDICCTSSNAERIVQSIEGSEVIFVPDKYLANYVSTKTKKKIIPWNGFCPTHIKILPKHITTQRGLHTEAEVMVHPECTPPVIALADKVLSTGGMCKYARQSKTREIIVGTEIGILHRLRKENPTKKFYAASELAVCPNMKSITLEKILWSLEDMKHEVKVPENIRIKAKQAVTRMLEVS